From a single Ascaphus truei isolate aAscTru1 chromosome 2, aAscTru1.hap1, whole genome shotgun sequence genomic region:
- the LOC142488860 gene encoding uncharacterized protein LOC142488860 has protein sequence MADARTGIRRDLRVPRRGHASGEGGAAATTSEAVAPGGHVSPEMEQVSSPGSASSTLLEEHHGDEDDEYDEDDATEETEIQSCDHEEVPIETVVPPNRPSTSTYDAIVASEGKIVDAENRRHSDMMTVLERMIGLQEETVSQLAHLHRVFIEVPKQLQKINTSFEALVVQQTQANYWRMTNVPQFNTSQPGSVHAGQFSPHSSDIHSPGPNVTGQVADIAVQVPDDILPLPSVQIQQQTPTKEATKTKQDTHETDQPSLVQCLPTCSHVSLGTSPVREQSLPKSPVGESLPKSPVGESLPKSPVAL, from the exons ATGGCGGACGCAAGAACCGGTATCAGGCGAGATCTCCGAGTCCCCCGCCGAGGACACGCcagcggggagggaggggcggcaGCAACGACCTCTGAGGCAG ttgcccctggaggacatgtgtcacctgagatggaacaagtgtcttcacctgggtcagccagctcaacactactagaag aacatcatggtgatgaggatgatgagtatgatgaggatgacgccacagaagagactgaaatacaatcatgtgaccatgaagaggtgccaatagaaactgttgtaccgccaaatcgtccatcaacttccacatacgatgcaattgtagcttcagagggaaaaatagtggacgcagaaaatcgtcgccattcagacatgatgacagtgctggaaaggatgattggactgcaggaagaaacagtatcacaattggcacatctccacagagtcttcattgaagtgcctaaacagttgcaaaaaatcaacacctcattcgaagcattagttgttcagcaaacacaagctaattactggagaatgactaatgtaccacaattcaacacctcccagccaggatctgttcatgcaggtcagttttcaccacattcatctgatattcattcaccaggcccaaatgttaccggtcaagtagcagacattgctgtgcaggttcctgatgacatcctaccgctgccatctgtacaaattcagcagcagacacctacaaaggaggcgacaaaaacaaaacaagacacacatgaaacagaccaaccatcacttgtgcagtgtctaccaacttgctcacatgtgtcactgggcacaagccctgtccgtgaacagtcactacccaaaagccctgtaggtgagtcgctgcccaaaagccctgtaggtgaatcgctgcccaaaagccctgtag ccctgtag